In Micromonospora cremea, the genomic window CCGGCCCGACCCTGTCCGCGAAGGGCTTCTCCGAGGACCCGGAGGCGTTCAACCCGGTGATCCCGCTGGTCACCGAGGCGCTCAACCGGGCCGCCGCGGACGGCATCACCGACCCGCACCAGCTCCAGCAGATCGTCCGGCGGACCGTGGGGCGGTGGGTCAACGACGCGTACCGTCGTCGGCCGATGATCGTGCCCACCGTCGTCGAGGTCTGACACCCGCGCGTCACGACGCCCGCCCGCACCCCGTGTGCCGGCGGGCGTCGCCATTTCACGGGTCAGGGCAGCGCGGCGACCGCCTCGGCGTAGGCGACGCCGGTGGCGATCGCGGCGTCCACCAGCACCAGCAGCTGCGCCGGCGCCACCCCGTGCGCCAGGTCGGTGGCCACGTCGCCGGCCAGCACCAGATCCTCACCGAGGTCGTGCGCGTACGCCTTGGGCAGCAGCCGGTCGTGGTTCCACGCGTTGCAGAAGGCGTACGCCTCGGCGCGCCGCGCCACCGGCAGTCGGCGCACCGCCATGGCCCGGGTGTGCAGCACCTCGCCCCTCTCGCCCGCCCGACGGAACTGGATCACCGCGGCACCCCACCGGCCGACCACCGTGCCCCCCTCATCCACCAGGTACCGGTCGCCGCGCCGGTCCAGCGCCGCGGTGACCATGTCGAGGGTCAGCGCCAGCAGCTCACGTTCGCCCAGCCCGTCATCGGGACCCTCAACGGGCTCGTCGTCGGCGGGCAGCGGGACCGGCTCCGCGAGTGGGCGCTCGGCCAGCCAGGCAGCCATCCGACCGGAGTGGTGGCCGGTGCCGTTGCGGGCGTCGAAGCTGCCGGCCAGCTCGCTGGCGACCCCGACCAGCAGCGCACCGAGGGTGGCCACGTCCGGCTCGGTGGCCGGCCGGTCACCGTACGCGGGGCGGTGCACCGTCCGCCCGCCCAGGCCGGCCTCCACGGCCAGCCCGCAGACCAGGGCCCCCGCGGCGGCGAACTCCATCGCGGCGAGGTCGTCGGTGGGCCGGTCCAACCGGGGCAGCTGCTCGGTCAGGACCTCCAGCCCGCGTTCCAGATGCCCGCCCAGCGCGCAGAACCGCAGGTGCGCGGCGAGGTGCGGGAACGCCGCGCGCTCGCGCCGGTGCCGCCGGTACGCCCGCACGTGTGCCGCCGCGGCCCGCTCCGGCTCGCCGGCCCGCAGAGCGGGCAGCAGCCCCGCGACCAGCGCCCGCTCGGGCTGGTCCGTGCAGGCCCCCGGCTCGTCCGCGCACTCCCGCAGCTCGGCGAGCGCGGCTCGCCACTCGCCCCAGCCGGCGAGCAGCTCCGCGCGCCGGGCCGGGGCGCAGCCCGGGCAACCGCCGGTCGCCCCGGGACGCGTCCCCGCCCACCGCTGGTACCAGTGGCGGGCGGTGGGCTCGTCGCCGAGGTGGTCGGCGATCCGGCAGCGCAGCTCCGCGACGGTCGGCGCGTCGGGCCCGTCCGCGCCGACCCGGTGAGCCAGATCGTCGAGGAGGGACCGGGTCTGGTCCAGCCCGACCCGGGGGGTGCCGAGCAGCGCCTCCACCGCGAACCGCTGGTAGCGCAGCAGCGAACCGGCCTCGGCGTCGGTGAGCAGCTCGGGCCGGTGGTCGGTGGCGACCCGGCAGCGCCGGACCGGCTCGACCAGCCGCCACCGCTCCCCGTGCAGCAGGTACGCCTCGATCAGCGCGAAGCGGGCCTCCACCGCGGTCCGCGCGTCCCCGGCCGCGTCCGCCCGCTCGGCGAGCCCTTCCAGCGCCACCAGCCGGCCCGACCCGTCGGGCAGGTCCCGGGCGTCGGCGAGCGCCGTTACCAGCGCCGGAACGCGACGGACGGCGGCCCGGTCAGCGGGCCCGGCGCCCGGCGCGCCGGGATCGTCGGTCCGGCTGCTCGTGGACTCCTCCCGGCCGGTCATGCCGGCACCGCGCCGGGCAGCCGGCCGACCGCCACGGCGAGCTGGCAGCCGGCCGAGATGCCACAGTCGAGCAACTGGTCGAGCTGGTGCGGGGTCACCCCGCGCTCCAGATCGGTGATCACCTCGCCACAGACCCGAG contains:
- a CDS encoding YbjN domain-containing protein, with translation MTGREESTSSRTDDPGAPGAGPADRAAVRRVPALVTALADARDLPDGSGRLVALEGLAERADAAGDARTAVEARFALIEAYLLHGERWRLVEPVRRCRVATDHRPELLTDAEAGSLLRYQRFAVEALLGTPRVGLDQTRSLLDDLAHRVGADGPDAPTVAELRCRIADHLGDEPTARHWYQRWAGTRPGATGGCPGCAPARRAELLAGWGEWRAALAELRECADEPGACTDQPERALVAGLLPALRAGEPERAAAAHVRAYRRHRRERAAFPHLAAHLRFCALGGHLERGLEVLTEQLPRLDRPTDDLAAMEFAAAGALVCGLAVEAGLGGRTVHRPAYGDRPATEPDVATLGALLVGVASELAGSFDARNGTGHHSGRMAAWLAERPLAEPVPLPADDEPVEGPDDGLGERELLALTLDMVTAALDRRGDRYLVDEGGTVVGRWGAAVIQFRRAGERGEVLHTRAMAVRRLPVARRAEAYAFCNAWNHDRLLPKAYAHDLGEDLVLAGDVATDLAHGVAPAQLLVLVDAAIATGVAYAEAVAALP